The proteins below are encoded in one region of candidate division WOR-3 bacterium:
- a CDS encoding single-stranded DNA-binding protein, giving the protein MPDGKIRVPNINFLILSGRVASDPEVKFTQSGKQFASFSIAVSTPKRAKSGEGWAEPDTFFIKVTAFDFLADKVQANLQKGSPVVVEGRLRGYKYSTPEKENIKAFDVTASRIYPLLFAASSIETQPQEASDYSYNGTAQNEDDDIPF; this is encoded by the coding sequence ATGCCTGACGGAAAAATAAGGGTGCCGAATATCAATTTTCTTATACTTTCAGGACGGGTAGCTTCTGATCCCGAAGTGAAGTTCACTCAAAGCGGGAAACAATTCGCTTCATTCTCCATTGCGGTAAGCACGCCGAAAAGGGCGAAATCCGGAGAAGGATGGGCGGAGCCGGACACTTTTTTCATAAAAGTAACGGCGTTTGATTTCCTCGCCGATAAAGTTCAAGCGAACCTGCAAAAGGGTTCACCGGTTGTCGTCGAAGGCAGACTGAGGGGTTATAAGTACAGCACACCCGAAAAAGAAAACATAAAAGCTTTTGACGTCACTGCCAGCAGAATATATCCTCTTCTTTTTGCCGCTTCATCAATTGAGACACAGCCGCAGGAAGCCTCGGATTATTCTTACAATGGGACGGCTCAAAACGAAGACG
- the rpsF gene encoding 30S ribosomal protein S6, which translates to MNKYENLLILDARTGEEKLREILAEISEYIAANKGEVVSQKEAGKKDLIMKNNRKVPGNYVFNYFKSSPGFIEGYKKFLNMRPEILRHFVIRMKDEEEEKGNA; encoded by the coding sequence ATGAATAAATACGAAAATCTTCTGATTCTCGACGCGAGGACCGGCGAAGAAAAATTGAGAGAAATCCTTGCCGAGATATCAGAATACATAGCTGCTAACAAAGGCGAAGTCGTTTCGCAGAAGGAAGCCGGAAAAAAGGACCTCATAATGAAAAATAACAGAAAGGTCCCCGGAAATTATGTATTCAATTATTTCAAATCTTCTCCGGGATTTATTGAGGGATATAAAAAGTTTCTGAACATGCGTCCGGAAATACTGAGACATTTCGTAATACGAATGAAAGACGAGGAAGAGGAGAAAGGCAATGCCTGA
- a CDS encoding aminoacyl-tRNA hydrolase, which produces MRLHVFGLGNPGKKYEMTRHNAGMIVLDGLARNCGGKWIKRKDYDSFLTKIDGTELELVKPKRFMNNSGDVLAIMGLTDEEIGESLFVADDFELKLGALRFRRAGSSGGHKGFSSVESYTGKKFQRLKIGIGPLPEGEDPAEFVLSSFEASQEDQLSEVLEKSFEAIIDWALKGIDYAMNKYNRQYCSKEEDRR; this is translated from the coding sequence ATGAGATTACACGTTTTCGGACTTGGCAATCCGGGAAAGAAGTATGAAATGACGAGGCATAACGCAGGAATGATCGTTCTGGACGGACTTGCCCGCAATTGCGGAGGGAAGTGGATAAAGCGGAAAGACTATGACAGTTTTCTGACAAAAATCGACGGAACGGAACTCGAGCTTGTCAAACCGAAAAGGTTTATGAACAACAGCGGAGATGTGCTTGCAATAATGGGTCTTACGGACGAGGAAATCGGGGAATCTCTTTTCGTAGCGGACGATTTTGAACTGAAACTCGGCGCTTTGAGATTCAGAAGAGCGGGCAGCAGCGGGGGGCACAAAGGTTTTTCTTCCGTTGAAAGTTACACCGGGAAAAAGTTTCAGAGGCTGAAAATCGGTATAGGACCTCTCCCGGAAGGCGAAGATCCTGCTGAATTTGTCTTGAGCTCATTCGAAGCATCGCAGGAGGATCAGCTTTCAGAGGTGCTCGAAAAATCTTTCGAGGCTATCATAGACTGGGCCTTAAAAGGTATAGATTACGCAATGAATAAATACAACAGACAATACTGCTCAAAGGAGGAAGACCGAAGATGA
- a CDS encoding 50S ribosomal protein L25 has translation MHKISLEVEKREGLGKNSARATRNSGFIPGVIYGHKEENKHFTVHRDKIVPVMRKLKGEPALIDLKFSGGENVLAVIKEYQKDPMTDRLLHLDLQLVHANELLKVTVPVITQGTPEGVKTGGILEIPMRELLIEALPDKLPEHIEIDVSQLKLGDKIHVSDVDFKEARCLNDIHQLIAAVIAPKAVKAGEEKPEVEPAEGAETETAEEKEE, from the coding sequence ATGCATAAGATCAGTCTTGAAGTGGAAAAAAGGGAAGGATTGGGAAAAAACAGCGCCAGAGCTACAAGAAACAGCGGTTTTATTCCCGGTGTGATCTATGGACACAAAGAAGAAAACAAGCATTTCACGGTTCACAGAGACAAGATTGTTCCCGTTATGAGAAAACTTAAAGGCGAACCGGCTCTCATCGACTTGAAATTTTCGGGCGGAGAAAATGTGCTCGCGGTCATTAAGGAATATCAAAAAGACCCGATGACCGACAGACTTCTCCATCTGGACCTTCAGCTCGTTCACGCCAACGAGCTCTTGAAAGTCACAGTTCCCGTCATAACGCAGGGAACTCCCGAGGGAGTAAAGACCGGAGGAATACTTGAGATTCCGATGAGAGAGCTCCTCATAGAAGCTCTCCCTGACAAGCTTCCCGAACACATCGAAATAGACGTCAGCCAACTGAAGTTGGGGGACAAAATTCACGTAAGCGATGTAGATTTCAAAGAGGCGCGTTGCCTCAACGATATTCACCAGCTCATAGCCGCAGTGATAGCGCCGAAGGCTGTCAAAGCCGGTGAGGAAAAACCTGAGGTCGAACCCGCCGAAGGCGCCGAAACAGAAACAGCTGAAGAAAAAGAGGAATGA
- a CDS encoding ribose-phosphate diphosphokinase — protein sequence MRILSGNSNVTLTDRICEYLKTDACKACVERYPDGEVRVRIMESIRGDDVFIVQSTFPPAENILELLLLIDASRRASARRITSIIPYFGYSRQDKKDEPRVPISAKLMADVISKAGADRIVTMDLHTEQLSGFFNIPFDHLYSSYNAVGYFADQNIPDLTVLSPNLGRISKARFFAKQLGDLPLAVIDKRGKTGIGRKFNLIGDVSGKNVLVIDDIIDTGKTIENAVKTAVEKGAAKIYVYCAHPLLSQNSVEKMESLPIEQFVYSDTIPVKKDKMRNFFREISVSSIIGEAILRIHEEASLSSLFL from the coding sequence ATGAGGATTTTAAGCGGGAACAGCAACGTGACCCTAACGGACAGAATCTGCGAATATCTTAAAACAGACGCCTGCAAAGCGTGCGTTGAAAGGTATCCTGACGGGGAAGTCAGAGTGAGGATAATGGAGAGCATAAGAGGCGACGACGTTTTTATAGTACAGTCGACTTTTCCGCCCGCCGAAAACATTCTTGAGCTTCTCCTGCTGATAGACGCCTCCAGGAGAGCCTCCGCGAGGAGGATAACCTCTATAATCCCTTATTTCGGGTATTCGAGACAGGATAAAAAAGACGAACCGAGAGTACCGATATCGGCCAAGCTTATGGCAGATGTCATCTCCAAAGCCGGAGCCGACAGAATAGTGACAATGGACCTTCACACCGAACAACTTTCAGGATTTTTCAACATACCATTTGATCACCTATACAGTTCGTACAATGCGGTCGGCTATTTTGCCGATCAGAATATTCCTGATCTGACAGTTTTGTCTCCGAATCTCGGACGCATTTCAAAAGCGAGGTTTTTTGCTAAACAATTGGGAGACCTGCCTCTGGCCGTCATCGACAAAAGAGGCAAAACAGGAATCGGGCGCAAGTTCAATCTGATAGGGGATGTAAGCGGAAAAAATGTTCTCGTAATAGACGACATAATAGACACGGGAAAAACGATAGAAAATGCGGTTAAAACCGCTGTCGAAAAAGGCGCCGCAAAAATTTACGTCTATTGTGCTCACCCACTTCTTTCACAGAATTCGGTTGAAAAAATGGAAAGCCTGCCTATTGAACAATTCGTATATTCGGACACTATCCCCGTCAAAAAGGATAAAATGAGGAATTTTTTCAGGGAAATATCAGTTTCTTCGATAATCGGCGAGGCAATTCTCAGGATTCACGAGGAAGCTTCTCTGAGTTCACTTTTTTTATAA
- the ispE gene encoding 4-(cytidine 5'-diphospho)-2-C-methyl-D-erythritol kinase yields the protein MKVNLSLRITGKREDGYHGIETVFQSLDWGDEICFEEKKDEDTIAVSGEPAPSGKENLVIRALDLMRERYEGIPFFSINLLKRTPPGTGLGAGSSNAAVTLLYTSCFIGKTPSGKVTEDTARKLGCDVPFFLRGGKAKAEGRGDILTFENEIVSGRFVVVIPSIRVSTKEAYESYDLTDEREKYKSMIFQFKSEKFYNDFEATIFKSHSKLEYYRDTLLDAGADFALMSGSGSSIYGFFGENAGYENAMMYLDKRLKGEDVKIFSSDPKAGWSSAGDLEI from the coding sequence GTGAAAGTGAACCTTTCACTCAGGATTACAGGAAAAAGAGAAGACGGCTATCACGGGATTGAAACCGTTTTCCAGTCCCTAGACTGGGGCGACGAGATTTGTTTTGAAGAGAAAAAAGATGAAGACACGATTGCTGTGAGCGGAGAACCTGCTCCTTCAGGCAAAGAAAACCTTGTTATAAGAGCACTCGATTTGATGAGGGAGCGATATGAAGGAATCCCCTTTTTCAGCATAAATCTTCTCAAACGCACACCTCCGGGGACGGGACTAGGAGCCGGGTCTTCAAACGCCGCCGTTACTTTGCTTTACACCTCCTGTTTCATCGGAAAAACACCGTCGGGAAAAGTAACTGAAGACACGGCTAGAAAGTTAGGCTGTGACGTACCGTTTTTTCTGAGAGGCGGAAAGGCGAAAGCCGAAGGAAGAGGAGACATCCTCACTTTCGAAAATGAGATTGTCAGCGGCCGGTTTGTTGTCGTTATCCCTTCGATAAGAGTATCGACAAAAGAAGCTTACGAATCTTATGACTTGACAGATGAGCGTGAAAAGTATAAAAGTATGATTTTTCAGTTTAAGAGTGAAAAATTTTACAACGATTTTGAGGCAACGATTTTCAAAAGTCACTCAAAATTGGAATATTACAGAGACACGCTTCTGGATGCGGGCGCTGATTTTGCGTTGATGTCCGGATCAGGTTCGTCAATATACGGGTTTTTCGGTGAAAACGCTGGTTACGAAAACGCCATGATGTATTTGGATAAAAGGTTGAAAGGAGAAGACGTAAAAATATTTTCGTCGGACCCGAAAGCAGGATGGAGTTCTGCCGGGGACCTCGAAATATGA
- a CDS encoding geranylgeranylglyceryl/heptaprenylglyceryl phosphate synthase, with the protein MEIWKTLICKAERGKKALLFPLLDPDKIGLEKLPRISEEIAESECDAVLVGGSTLFTDSLREFIVKLKKGSGLPVIIFPGSSKFIVPEADAVFFLTLISGRNPRWLIEEQLENAVFVKKYFLENIPVAYLLVESGRKTAVEFVSNTNPIPRDKKDILAAHVMAAECMGMKNVYLEAGSGALDPVPCDYVICAGQNCSGAVIVGGGLKKPEQVEEKMISGADVIVVGTALEKDISFLKEMTAAAHGSFSKKQ; encoded by the coding sequence ATGGAAATTTGGAAAACCCTTATCTGTAAAGCGGAGAGAGGGAAAAAAGCCCTGCTTTTTCCTTTGCTCGATCCGGATAAAATTGGGCTAGAGAAACTCCCCCGCATTTCGGAAGAAATTGCTGAATCGGAGTGTGACGCTGTTCTCGTAGGCGGTTCGACTCTTTTTACGGATTCACTGCGAGAATTCATAGTCAAACTCAAGAAGGGTTCCGGACTTCCCGTGATAATTTTTCCAGGAAGCTCTAAATTCATTGTCCCTGAAGCCGACGCTGTATTTTTTCTCACTCTCATTTCAGGCCGGAACCCGCGATGGCTGATAGAAGAACAGCTCGAGAATGCCGTGTTCGTGAAAAAATACTTTCTGGAAAACATACCCGTTGCTTATCTGCTGGTCGAGTCGGGCCGCAAAACAGCGGTCGAATTCGTCAGTAACACTAATCCCATCCCGCGGGACAAAAAGGACATTTTAGCCGCTCACGTGATGGCGGCCGAATGTATGGGAATGAAAAACGTCTATCTCGAAGCGGGTAGCGGAGCTTTGGATCCTGTGCCATGTGATTACGTGATTTGCGCCGGACAAAACTGCTCGGGAGCCGTGATAGTGGGCGGAGGATTGAAAAAACCCGAGCAGGTCGAGGAAAAGATGATTTCCGGAGCGGACGTAATAGTCGTCGGAACTGCGCTTGAGAAAGATATTTCGTTTCTGAAAGAAATGACTGCCGCCGCGCACGGTTCTTTTTCCAAAAAACAATGA
- a CDS encoding RecX family transcriptional regulator yields the protein MTEKSILSVELGKKGWSIKLDDGSQYSSDVVFPKWKEGTCVSGRDLFFLRTKDESLKAYEKALVLLSYGDLTVKELEDKLSSRSFSRLVVKRVLRILSAKGFIDEEAIAEGMLKKYSDIKPSGSFYIEKKMRARGIREDLVRLYSDKAASRDELSLAVNLAEKKRKKKNIIAVLVNRGFSFEIARKAAAALKEEENGNLENPYL from the coding sequence TTGACCGAAAAATCAATTTTATCAGTAGAACTCGGAAAAAAAGGCTGGAGCATTAAACTTGATGACGGCTCGCAATATTCGTCCGACGTCGTGTTTCCCAAATGGAAAGAAGGAACCTGCGTTTCAGGGAGAGATCTGTTTTTCCTGCGGACGAAAGACGAAAGCCTGAAGGCTTACGAAAAAGCCCTCGTTTTACTGTCTTACGGAGACTTGACAGTAAAAGAGCTTGAAGACAAACTGAGTTCGCGTTCGTTCTCCCGTTTGGTCGTGAAAAGAGTTCTGAGAATTCTCTCTGCAAAGGGTTTTATTGATGAGGAAGCAATCGCCGAAGGTATGCTGAAAAAGTATTCTGACATCAAACCCTCGGGAAGCTTTTACATAGAAAAGAAAATGCGCGCTAGAGGGATACGTGAAGATTTGGTGCGCCTTTATTCCGATAAAGCGGCGTCGAGAGATGAACTTTCCCTCGCTGTCAACCTGGCTGAAAAGAAAAGGAAAAAAAAGAATATTATCGCGGTTCTTGTAAACAGGGGTTTTTCTTTTGAAATAGCCCGAAAAGCCGCGGCGGCATTGAAAGAGGAAGAGAATGGAAATTTGGAAAACCCTTATCTGTAA